One region of Alcanivorax sediminis genomic DNA includes:
- the modC gene encoding molybdenum ABC transporter ATP-binding protein produces the protein MTLDFAIRGQAGALQIEVAGTLPVKGVTVLFGASGAGKSTLLRMLAGLHRCDGTIRFGDQQWLDDGGIPSLPVWQRPLGMLMQQPTLFRHLTVQGNLDYVLKRRGKGADMKAIVHETRIAHLLDREVHTLSGGEAQRVALARALAGKPAFLLLDEPLSAVDLSHRESLLAMIKHIAANIPVLYVTHSLDEMLLLADQVWLMEQGRVTSQLPVTTALASLDGPLAKRSDASSLLQGNCAHFDADDHLQEVRVGDLGFLVPVSTALPTGECVRLRIAARDVSLCRVLPDQSSILNVLPASVIEVTPVAAGQHLVKLSIQGQFLLSRLSSRSVRDLNIKAGESVYAQVKAVALV, from the coding sequence ATGACGCTCGACTTCGCCATCAGAGGGCAAGCAGGAGCCTTGCAGATTGAGGTTGCAGGAACGCTTCCGGTCAAAGGGGTGACTGTCCTGTTCGGTGCTTCCGGCGCAGGGAAGAGCACCTTGCTGAGGATGTTGGCTGGTTTGCACCGCTGTGACGGGACCATTCGTTTTGGCGATCAACAGTGGCTGGATGACGGCGGGATACCCTCATTGCCGGTTTGGCAGCGCCCCCTGGGGATGCTGATGCAGCAACCGACGCTGTTTCGTCACCTGACGGTACAGGGGAATCTGGACTACGTGCTGAAGCGGCGCGGCAAGGGCGCTGATATGAAGGCCATCGTGCACGAGACCCGCATCGCGCATCTGCTGGACCGTGAGGTGCATACGCTTTCCGGCGGTGAGGCGCAGCGCGTGGCACTGGCCAGGGCGCTAGCAGGAAAGCCTGCGTTTTTACTGCTTGATGAGCCCCTTTCCGCAGTGGATCTGTCCCATCGCGAAAGCCTGCTCGCCATGATCAAGCACATCGCGGCCAACATTCCGGTTCTTTATGTCACTCACAGCCTGGATGAAATGCTGCTGTTGGCTGATCAAGTTTGGCTAATGGAGCAGGGGAGAGTGACGTCTCAGTTGCCGGTGACAACGGCGCTTGCCTCGCTGGATGGCCCGTTGGCCAAGCGCAGCGATGCCTCATCATTGTTACAGGGAAACTGTGCACATTTTGATGCAGATGACCACCTGCAGGAGGTTCGTGTTGGTGATCTCGGTTTTCTGGTCCCGGTTTCCACTGCGTTGCCAACGGGGGAGTGTGTGCGACTACGTATCGCCGCCCGGGATGTGAGCCTGTGCCGAGTCCTGCCCGATCAATCCAGTATCCTCAATGTGCTGCCGGCCAGCGTGATTGAAGTCACCCCGGTTGCGGCCGGGCAGCATCTGGTGAAACTGTCTATTCAGGGTCAGTTTCTGTTGTCACGCCTTTCCTCGCGCTCGGTTCGTGATTTGAATATCAAGGCGGGCGAGTCTGTGTATGCCCAGGTTAAAGCGGTGGCGCTGGTTTAG
- a CDS encoding prolipoprotein diacylglyceryl transferase family protein, whose protein sequence is MMAADIFLLACAILFALSFRFLFRHLPRERWQFVASLPLRKNSDGSWQGLNLTFYGIFTGLAGGAGVATFILLTASVQIPLATSLLLTLGVLSLCLPAAKIIATVVEKNRHGFTVGGASFVGIMVAPLLLWVADLLAQRYWQVTLPILPMLAAMAIAYVIGEGIGRLACISFGCCYGRALAQSPRWAKAWFATVHHVFIGKTKKIAFAGEMESVRVIPIQAMTCVVYTALALLCAALYFRGEFGLSFSLALIGSQLWRAWSETLRADYRGGSKVFSAYQFMALLAALYGIAISLIMPAHADLLPSLQQGLKALWTPGVILSLQLVTLIMFFFSGTSTITTGELRFGLADDWRSQAGCERHEGGTAGNPSL, encoded by the coding sequence ATGATGGCTGCCGACATCTTCCTGCTTGCTTGCGCGATACTGTTTGCGCTCAGCTTTCGCTTTCTTTTTCGTCATCTGCCCCGGGAGCGATGGCAATTCGTGGCTTCCCTTCCTCTACGCAAGAATAGCGATGGCTCATGGCAAGGCCTTAACCTGACCTTCTATGGCATCTTCACCGGTCTGGCGGGGGGAGCTGGCGTTGCCACTTTTATTTTGCTGACAGCCTCTGTGCAGATTCCATTGGCTACATCGTTATTGCTCACACTCGGGGTGCTGTCGCTGTGCCTTCCCGCAGCGAAAATCATTGCCACGGTGGTGGAGAAGAATCGTCACGGTTTCACTGTCGGTGGCGCCAGCTTTGTCGGGATCATGGTCGCACCGCTGTTGCTATGGGTTGCTGACCTCCTTGCACAGCGATATTGGCAGGTCACGCTGCCCATCCTGCCCATGCTGGCGGCCATGGCGATTGCCTATGTTATCGGTGAAGGAATCGGTCGCCTTGCCTGCATCAGCTTTGGCTGCTGCTATGGCAGAGCACTGGCGCAATCCCCCCGTTGGGCGAAAGCCTGGTTTGCCACCGTACACCATGTATTTATTGGCAAAACCAAAAAAATCGCCTTCGCAGGGGAAATGGAATCAGTACGTGTTATTCCGATTCAGGCGATGACCTGCGTGGTGTACACGGCATTGGCGTTACTCTGTGCTGCCCTGTATTTCCGTGGTGAATTCGGTCTGTCCTTCTCATTGGCACTCATCGGCAGTCAGTTATGGCGCGCCTGGTCGGAAACGCTTCGCGCAGACTATCGTGGCGGCAGCAAAGTGTTTTCGGCCTATCAATTCATGGCCTTGCTTGCAGCACTGTACGGTATAGCGATTAGCCTGATCATGCCCGCTCATGCCGATTTGCTGCCCAGCCTCCAACAAGGCCTTAAAGCCCTCTGGACGCCGGGTGTCATTCTTAGCCTGCAGCTGGTTACCCTCATCATGTTCTTCTTTTCCGGCACCAGCACCATCACTACCGGCGAATTGAGATTCGGCTTGGCCGACGATTGGCGAAGTCAGGCGGGTTGCGAACGGCATGAAGGTGGCACGGCAGGCAATCCCTCGTTGTGA
- a CDS encoding GMC family oxidoreductase N-terminal domain-containing protein codes for MEKVDVLVIGSGFGGSVMACRLAEKGSKVIVLERGRRWLPSDYPSVSQKNWLWDEGEPEKQNGWIDFRYFGDMSVAMGAGVGGGSLIYANVSIEATPETFDAGWPEAISYQTLKPHYDAAGVMMNVQTLPDNQWTPRTKLMKEAAEALGDGHRFRMVDQAVTFNPDWSSDMDADPYDYKHSKSWVNAQGKQQGTCTHCGNCDLGCPVQAKNTLDLNYLAAAETAGAEIRPLHHVRTILPLAGGGYEVRARDLDGQCWQVFRADKVIVAAGSVGSTELLLRCRDQYRTLPKLSSRLGDNWTCNGDFATPASYEDRLISPTRGPTISSAIDYLDGSDGGARYFVEDGGIPDVLGNWLEGMGKSSIIARTRLGDAMLRYGDKSDPFANIMPWFGQAMDEPGGRFYLGRRWYWPWKKTTLKLDWDYRKAEKAVQGLADRHLALTKATGGDPTTPATWSLFKDLVTPHPLGGCNMADTVEQGVVDYRGEVFNYPNLFVIDGAMVPKSLGLNPSRTILALAEFSASQMS; via the coding sequence ATGGAAAAAGTGGATGTCCTTGTGATTGGCAGTGGCTTTGGCGGCTCCGTCATGGCATGTCGACTCGCAGAGAAGGGAAGCAAGGTGATTGTTCTGGAGCGTGGCCGTCGCTGGCTGCCGTCTGATTATCCCTCCGTCAGCCAGAAAAACTGGTTATGGGATGAAGGAGAGCCAGAAAAACAGAATGGCTGGATCGATTTCCGTTACTTCGGGGATATGAGCGTTGCCATGGGCGCAGGGGTCGGCGGTGGTTCACTGATCTACGCCAATGTGAGCATTGAGGCGACCCCGGAAACGTTTGATGCCGGCTGGCCTGAAGCCATCAGCTACCAGACGTTGAAGCCTCATTACGATGCAGCCGGTGTGATGATGAACGTGCAGACCCTGCCGGACAATCAATGGACACCGCGAACCAAACTGATGAAGGAAGCGGCAGAAGCGCTGGGTGATGGCCATCGTTTCCGCATGGTGGACCAGGCCGTAACTTTCAATCCGGATTGGTCCAGTGACATGGATGCCGATCCCTATGATTACAAGCACAGCAAGAGCTGGGTAAATGCTCAGGGCAAGCAGCAGGGGACCTGTACCCACTGTGGAAACTGCGACCTGGGCTGTCCCGTGCAGGCCAAGAACACCCTGGATCTGAATTATCTGGCGGCTGCGGAAACCGCAGGGGCCGAGATTCGCCCCCTGCATCACGTTCGCACCATCTTGCCGCTGGCGGGAGGCGGCTATGAAGTGCGGGCACGTGACCTGGATGGCCAGTGCTGGCAGGTATTTCGAGCCGATAAAGTGATAGTGGCGGCAGGCTCGGTGGGTTCTACCGAGCTGTTGTTGCGCTGTCGGGATCAATACCGAACCTTGCCCAAGCTCAGCTCGCGCCTGGGTGATAACTGGACCTGTAATGGTGATTTCGCCACCCCGGCCAGTTATGAAGACCGGCTGATTTCCCCGACTCGTGGGCCTACCATCTCCAGTGCCATTGATTATCTGGATGGCAGCGACGGTGGTGCGCGGTATTTCGTTGAGGATGGCGGTATTCCAGACGTGTTGGGGAACTGGCTGGAGGGCATGGGCAAGAGCTCCATCATAGCGCGCACCCGGCTCGGCGACGCCATGCTTCGCTACGGCGACAAAAGTGACCCGTTTGCCAACATCATGCCCTGGTTTGGTCAGGCCATGGATGAGCCCGGTGGTCGCTTTTATCTCGGCAGGCGCTGGTATTGGCCCTGGAAGAAAACCACACTGAAGCTGGATTGGGACTACCGCAAGGCGGAAAAGGCGGTGCAGGGTCTCGCCGATCGTCACCTGGCACTGACCAAGGCCACCGGCGGTGATCCCACCACGCCTGCGACCTGGTCGTTGTTCAAGGACCTGGTTACTCCGCATCCGCTAGGTGGCTGCAACATGGCCGATACCGTTGAACAGGGTGTTGTGGATTACCGCGGCGAAGTGTTCAACTATCCCAATCTGTTCGTGATTGATGGTGCCATGGTGCCGAAGTCTCTTGGGCTGAATCCTTCACGGACCATTTTGGCCCTGGCGGAATTTTCGGCCAGCCAAATGAGTTAA
- a CDS encoding YecA/YgfB family protein: MSEITNPSLKNTVRNHFNSLGEEAPTWTEIHGLLCALAVGPASDVNYAEMLELDVPEEVATALEKLRQRLVTQLLAGDAINLPCLLDPYQEEDGQDLASWCAGFMSGVFEHEESWYEEKEEQTVELMLPFILISGLDDDEALDAIWENTQVVRQMALSIPDLLEEFFLLYHGPESSDDAE; encoded by the coding sequence ATGTCGGAAATCACCAATCCCAGTCTGAAAAACACAGTGCGCAACCACTTCAACTCTCTCGGCGAAGAAGCGCCTACCTGGACTGAAATCCACGGCCTGCTTTGTGCACTGGCCGTGGGCCCGGCGTCAGACGTGAATTATGCTGAAATGCTGGAGCTCGACGTTCCCGAAGAGGTCGCCACGGCACTTGAAAAGCTTCGTCAACGGCTGGTCACCCAGCTGCTCGCGGGCGATGCGATTAACTTGCCCTGTCTGCTGGATCCTTACCAGGAAGAGGATGGTCAGGATCTTGCCAGCTGGTGTGCCGGCTTCATGAGCGGGGTGTTTGAACATGAAGAGAGCTGGTACGAGGAAAAGGAAGAGCAAACGGTAGAGTTGATGCTGCCCTTTATTCTGATCTCTGGGCTGGACGATGATGAAGCGCTGGATGCTATTTGGGAAAACACTCAGGTAGTTCGCCAGATGGCGTTGAGCATCCCTGATCTGCTGGAGGAGTTCTTCCTGCTGTACCACGGCCCGGAATCCAGCGACGACGCCGAATAG
- a CDS encoding GGDEF domain-containing protein, with protein sequence MFTLIPEDPPDRAVRIRRQLMAIYSYCLLWFGTFVGVELTAFDPATPHITIFTLLFCVNVVFYILLRTGLSERFKDPSLTVLQMITGILAVTAVLYYSRELRGAMLSIYLMIMTFGVISLDRRQLLRMAIFIQSCFSLLLIGEGMLVPQQVIFSYQLGHWFILALVLGSFVYVGGYIHNLQSRVREQREHLREAHDRLAAIAIRDDLTGLYNRRYFMGRLEEEMSLASRSGSSLHLAIIDLDHFKQVNDTYGHPAGDEVIRRFSAIASIGLRRSDILARYGGEEFVVLFPHVSTIACVSALDRLREEFAAQKYPFADELRNTFSAGIVQYQHNETVQDFSRRADQALYQAKANGRNCVVKG encoded by the coding sequence GTGTTTACCCTGATTCCTGAGGACCCGCCAGACCGCGCTGTACGCATCCGACGACAGTTGATGGCGATCTATTCCTATTGCCTGCTCTGGTTTGGCACTTTTGTGGGTGTGGAACTCACTGCTTTTGACCCTGCCACCCCACATATCACCATTTTCACCTTGCTGTTTTGCGTGAATGTGGTCTTTTACATCTTGCTGCGTACAGGCCTCAGTGAACGATTCAAGGACCCGAGCCTTACTGTGCTGCAGATGATCACCGGGATCCTGGCCGTTACTGCGGTGTTGTATTACTCCCGCGAGCTTCGCGGCGCCATGTTGAGCATCTACTTGATGATCATGACGTTTGGGGTGATATCTCTGGATCGGCGCCAGTTACTGCGAATGGCAATCTTCATTCAATCCTGCTTCAGCCTGCTGCTAATCGGTGAAGGTATGCTGGTCCCACAGCAGGTGATTTTTTCCTATCAGCTTGGTCACTGGTTCATTCTTGCCCTGGTACTCGGTTCTTTCGTTTATGTGGGGGGCTATATCCATAATTTGCAAAGTCGTGTGCGGGAGCAGCGCGAGCATCTGAGGGAGGCCCATGACCGGCTTGCCGCCATTGCCATTCGTGATGATTTGACGGGTCTGTATAACCGGCGCTATTTCATGGGGCGACTTGAAGAGGAAATGTCACTGGCTTCGCGCAGTGGCTCCAGCCTGCATCTTGCCATTATCGATCTGGACCATTTCAAACAAGTCAACGATACCTACGGACACCCTGCTGGCGATGAAGTCATTCGGCGGTTCAGTGCTATTGCCAGCATTGGGCTGCGCCGCTCCGATATCCTCGCCCGATATGGGGGCGAAGAATTTGTGGTGCTGTTTCCCCATGTTTCTACCATCGCCTGTGTCTCGGCTCTGGACAGGCTGCGTGAAGAATTCGCCGCGCAGAAATACCCCTTTGCTGACGAACTGCGCAATACCTTCTCCGCCGGTATTGTTCAGTATCAGCACAACGAAACCGTCCAGGATTTCTCCCGCCGTGCCGATCAGGCGCTGTATCAGGCCAAGGCCAATGGAAGAAATTGCGTGGTGAAGGGCTGA
- a CDS encoding acyl-CoA dehydrogenase family protein: MSTDLFDLTLNEEQRITRENMQRFVRGSLAPAARQADDSACLPVELVSAIHDFGLSLMPVPEALGGVGLPRSPLSNALAAEDLASGDMSVTLAALQPMAAVNALMDFGSEEQQEQWLPDLAAEQWQGAAVALVEPRATFEPSELQTRAEQSGGQILLSGTKSLVPAGQSCRWFLVIADTANGPGAFIVPSDTQGLTISPEATMGLRSAELSTLVLDQVSVPAEHQLPNFDLQRLLALSWIGQCALAVGCCQAVLDYAIPYVKERKAFGEPIAWRQSVAFMVADMAIEIEGMRLMMLRAASRAEQGLSFYREAYLAQLQCMEKAMAIGTNGVQLFGGAGFVRDYPLEMWYRNLRSIAVLHGSLMV; encoded by the coding sequence ATGTCCACAGACCTTTTTGATCTCACGCTTAATGAAGAGCAGAGAATCACCCGCGAAAACATGCAGCGTTTTGTCAGGGGCTCGCTGGCCCCGGCAGCTCGTCAGGCTGACGACAGCGCCTGCCTGCCTGTTGAACTGGTATCCGCCATTCATGATTTTGGTCTGTCATTGATGCCGGTACCGGAGGCGCTGGGGGGCGTAGGCTTGCCACGCTCACCTCTTTCCAACGCACTTGCCGCTGAAGACCTCGCCAGTGGCGATATGTCCGTGACGCTGGCAGCACTTCAGCCCATGGCAGCGGTCAACGCCTTGATGGACTTCGGGAGTGAGGAGCAGCAGGAGCAATGGCTTCCCGACCTGGCTGCTGAGCAATGGCAGGGGGCCGCCGTCGCTCTGGTCGAGCCCCGGGCTACTTTTGAGCCGTCTGAGCTGCAGACGCGAGCTGAACAATCCGGCGGTCAGATCCTGCTTTCTGGTACCAAGAGCCTGGTGCCTGCGGGACAATCTTGCCGGTGGTTTCTGGTGATTGCCGACACAGCGAACGGTCCAGGGGCATTCATCGTACCGTCGGATACACAGGGGCTCACCATCTCACCTGAAGCAACCATGGGTTTGAGAAGCGCGGAGCTAAGTACCCTCGTGCTGGATCAGGTGAGCGTGCCTGCCGAACACCAGTTACCCAACTTTGATCTTCAGCGGCTACTGGCGCTCTCGTGGATCGGCCAGTGCGCCCTGGCGGTAGGCTGCTGCCAGGCGGTGCTGGATTACGCCATCCCTTATGTGAAAGAGCGAAAAGCGTTTGGCGAGCCCATCGCCTGGCGCCAATCCGTGGCGTTCATGGTGGCGGATATGGCAATCGAGATTGAGGGTATGCGCTTGATGATGCTGAGAGCCGCCAGCAGGGCAGAGCAGGGCCTCTCTTTCTATCGCGAAGCGTATCTGGCCCAGTTGCAGTGTATGGAGAAAGCCATGGCTATTGGCACTAATGGCGTGCAGTTGTTTGGTGGGGCCGGTTTTGTTCGCGATTACCCCCTGGAAATGTGGTACCGCAATCTGCGCAGCATCGCTGTGTTACATGGCAGCCTGATGGTTTAA
- a CDS encoding acyl-CoA dehydrogenase family protein, which translates to MINLELPQKLVQVQQMAQQLASGVFRPISRKYDAIEHCETPEELKPVAQMMASMGRGPKGKADASDEIRNGANMMGIMGVEAMCWGDVGLMLSIPGSGLGNAAVMAVGTPEQKEKYGKLYCAMAITEPGAGSDSAAISTSARLDGNEWVLNGEKIYCTGGQRCDAVVVWATLDKKMGKAAIKSFIVPRDNPGMSLVRVEDKMGLRVSDTAALSLNECRIPKDHILGSADIADSEEARKKAFGGVMQTFDNTRPQVAAMALGVARAALEITKEIYEKEGVVADFSKLPYNSSARELELYRLEADLEAARLMTLKAAWMADNGQPNSREASMCKAKAGRMGNEVTLKCVALCGELGYSERTLLEKLARDSKIIDIFEGTQQIQQLIVARHLLGLSSKELK; encoded by the coding sequence ATGATCAATCTGGAACTTCCTCAGAAGCTGGTGCAGGTCCAGCAGATGGCTCAGCAACTGGCCAGCGGTGTATTTCGGCCAATCTCGCGCAAGTACGACGCCATTGAGCATTGTGAAACACCTGAAGAACTCAAACCGGTCGCTCAGATGATGGCCTCCATGGGACGTGGCCCCAAGGGTAAGGCTGATGCCTCCGATGAGATCCGCAACGGCGCCAACATGATGGGCATCATGGGGGTTGAAGCCATGTGCTGGGGGGACGTTGGCTTGATGCTGTCCATTCCGGGTAGTGGCCTTGGCAATGCCGCAGTGATGGCCGTGGGTACCCCTGAGCAAAAAGAAAAGTACGGCAAGCTCTACTGTGCCATGGCGATTACTGAGCCGGGTGCAGGCTCAGATTCTGCTGCCATCAGTACTTCCGCTCGCCTTGATGGCAACGAATGGGTATTGAACGGCGAAAAAATCTACTGCACCGGCGGCCAGCGCTGCGATGCAGTTGTGGTGTGGGCCACCCTGGACAAGAAAATGGGCAAAGCCGCCATCAAGTCATTTATCGTGCCCCGCGATAACCCCGGGATGTCCCTGGTACGTGTGGAGGACAAAATGGGCTTGCGGGTCTCTGATACTGCGGCGCTTTCGTTGAATGAATGTCGTATTCCCAAGGACCACATCCTCGGTTCCGCCGACATCGCCGACAGTGAGGAGGCACGCAAGAAGGCTTTTGGCGGCGTGATGCAGACGTTCGACAATACCCGCCCACAGGTGGCGGCCATGGCGCTAGGCGTGGCTCGAGCTGCGCTCGAAATAACGAAAGAAATATATGAAAAAGAGGGAGTTGTGGCTGACTTCTCGAAACTTCCTTATAATTCCTCTGCCCGTGAACTGGAGCTGTACCGGCTTGAGGCGGATCTCGAAGCGGCGCGCCTGATGACCCTCAAGGCTGCCTGGATGGCGGACAATGGCCAGCCTAATTCCAGGGAGGCATCCATGTGCAAGGCCAAGGCTGGCCGGATGGGCAATGAGGTGACACTCAAGTGCGTGGCCCTGTGTGGTGAACTTGGTTACTCCGAGCGCACACTTCTGGAAAAGCTCGCCCGGGATTCCAAGATTATCGATATCTTTGAGGGTACCCAGCAGATCCAGCAACTCATTGTGGCCAGACACCTGCTCGGCCTCTCCTCGAAAGAGCTGAAATAA
- a CDS encoding SDR family oxidoreductase — protein sequence MSKSLAGNVVWITGASSGIGEAVAKSFARRGARLVLSARREAELSRVREGLVNAEDHLILPLDLSDSDAMPAAVEAVRSRFGQLDLVIHNGGISQRSLVADTDLSVDRRIMEVNFFGTVALTKAVLPWFRENRAGRFVVVTSLVGELPTPLRSAYSASKHALHGFFESLRAEEYDNGIRVTLVMPGFIRTQVSLNALTGDGSAQGRMDDAQEAGMSADECAERLLKAVQQGSDQVIIAGREKAAVYLKRWWPALYRRLIRKMKVT from the coding sequence ATGTCCAAGAGTCTGGCTGGTAACGTGGTCTGGATCACCGGCGCATCATCAGGCATCGGCGAAGCCGTTGCTAAATCCTTTGCCCGTCGCGGGGCAAGGCTGGTGCTTTCTGCACGTCGCGAGGCAGAACTGAGCCGTGTCCGGGAAGGGCTGGTGAACGCTGAAGATCATCTGATCTTGCCGCTGGACCTCAGTGACAGCGATGCCATGCCGGCTGCAGTTGAAGCTGTACGATCCAGATTCGGCCAGCTTGATCTGGTCATCCACAACGGTGGCATTTCCCAGCGGTCTCTGGTCGCGGATACTGACCTGTCTGTGGATCGGCGCATCATGGAGGTCAATTTCTTTGGCACCGTGGCCCTGACCAAGGCCGTGCTCCCCTGGTTTCGCGAAAATCGGGCGGGGCGTTTCGTGGTGGTTACTTCCCTGGTGGGTGAGCTGCCTACACCGCTACGTAGCGCATACAGTGCCAGCAAGCATGCCCTCCATGGTTTCTTTGAGTCGCTGCGAGCGGAAGAATATGACAATGGCATCCGTGTAACCCTGGTCATGCCTGGCTTCATTCGTACCCAGGTATCTTTGAATGCGTTGACCGGAGATGGTTCTGCCCAGGGCCGCATGGATGATGCGCAGGAGGCGGGCATGTCAGCGGATGAATGTGCTGAACGGTTGCTCAAGGCCGTGCAGCAGGGCAGCGATCAGGTTATTATCGCCGGCCGTGAAAAGGCCGCTGTTTACCTGAAGCGCTGGTGGCCTGCACTGTACCGCCGATTGATCCGCAAAATGAAGGTCACCTGA
- the ttcA gene encoding tRNA 2-thiocytidine(32) synthetase TtcA: MSDSPEAKKTTRFNKLQKKLRREVGRAIADFNMISEGDKVMVCLSGGKDSYTMLEILRNLQHSAPVNFELVAVNLDQKQPGFPEHILPEYLEKEGVAYHILEKDTYSIVKEKVPEGKTTCGLCSRLRRGSLYGFAEEIGATKIALGHHRDDIVETLFLNMFYGGKMKAMPPKLRSDDNRNIVIRPLAYCREKDIIEFSGFKDFPIIPCNLCGSQENLQRQVIKEMLQKWDREQPGRIENIFAAVQNIAPSQLADTRLFDFENLEQGQQRGAENAHRLDVVNLFG; encoded by the coding sequence ATGTCCGACAGCCCGGAAGCCAAAAAGACAACCCGCTTCAACAAGCTGCAGAAAAAGCTGCGGCGGGAAGTGGGGCGAGCCATTGCCGACTTCAACATGATCAGCGAGGGCGACAAGGTCATGGTGTGCCTGTCAGGCGGTAAGGACTCCTACACCATGCTGGAGATCCTGCGGAACCTGCAGCACTCCGCGCCCGTGAACTTCGAGCTGGTGGCGGTCAACCTGGATCAGAAGCAGCCGGGCTTCCCTGAGCACATCCTGCCTGAATACCTGGAAAAGGAAGGGGTGGCGTACCACATTCTGGAGAAGGACACCTATTCCATCGTCAAGGAGAAGGTGCCGGAGGGTAAAACCACCTGTGGCCTGTGTTCGCGTCTGCGCCGGGGCAGCTTATATGGTTTCGCGGAAGAGATTGGTGCTACCAAGATCGCGCTTGGTCACCACCGGGATGATATTGTCGAAACGCTTTTTCTGAATATGTTCTATGGCGGCAAGATGAAGGCCATGCCCCCGAAACTGCGCAGTGATGACAACCGCAATATCGTCATCCGTCCGCTAGCGTATTGCCGCGAGAAGGATATTATCGAGTTCTCCGGGTTCAAGGACTTTCCCATCATTCCCTGCAACCTGTGCGGCTCACAGGAGAACCTGCAGCGTCAGGTGATCAAGGAAATGCTGCAGAAATGGGACCGTGAACAGCCAGGCCGTATCGAGAATATCTTCGCTGCAGTGCAGAATATTGCCCCCTCCCAGCTGGCGGATACCCGTCTCTTTGATTTCGAAAATCTTGAGCAGGGCCAGCAGCGTGGTGCGGAGAACGCACACAGGCTTGATGTGGTCAATCTATTCGGTTGA